A region of Ochotona princeps isolate mOchPri1 chromosome 9, mOchPri1.hap1, whole genome shotgun sequence DNA encodes the following proteins:
- the PSKH2 gene encoding serine/threonine-protein kinase H2: MGCGASKKVVPEPPALSPLTAQGGAGPGPEAVAQAARQMQVARFRAKFDSRVLARYDIQALIGMGTFSKVVRVEQKISRKPFAIKVVGTAVKEGREACEAELSVLTRVSHRYIVRLVEIFQAQDRVYLVMELATGGELFDRLVAQGSFTERDAVRILRMVVEGISYLHALRITHRDLKPENLLYYHPGAESKILITDFGLAHSGNRSGDWTMRTLCGTPEYVAPEILLRKPYTSAVDMWALGVITYVLLSGFLPFDDESHSRLCRKILKGEYNYTGEPWPSISHLAKDFIDKLLKLEVGHRMSASQALDHPWVISMAAGTSMKNLQRVIARNLMRRTSPHSQSPGSTQSSKSGQSQKARRMRRTRNTRITELPLPALL; the protein is encoded by the exons ATGGGTTGTGGCGCCAGCAAGAAAGTGGTCCCGGAGCCGCCCGCGCTGTCCCCACTCACAGCACAAGGAGGAGCGGGGCCCGGGCCCGAGGCGGTGGCCCAAGCGGCTCGACAGATGCAGGTGGCCCGCTTCCGAGCCAAGTTCGACTCCCGGGTCCTGGCAAG GTATGACATCCAGGCTCTCATCGGGATGGGCACGTTCAGCAAGGTCGTCCGGGTGGAGCAGAAGATCAGCAGGAAACCTTTTGCCATCAAGGTGGTGGGGACTGCGGTGAAGGAAGGCAGAGAGGCGTGCGAGGCTGAGCTCAGCGTCCTGACGCGCGTCAGTCATCGCTACATCGTGCGGCTGGTGGAGATCTTCCAGGCCCAGGACCGAGTGTACCTGGTGATGGAGctggccacaggcggggagctctTTGATAGGCTTGTTGCTCAGGGATCCTTTACGGAGAGGGACGCCGTCCGAATCCTGCGAATGGTGGTTGAGGGCATTAGCTATTTGCATGCTTTGAGAATAACTCACAGGGACTTAAAGCCTGAAAATCTGTTGTACTACCACCCAGGTGCAGAGTCGAAAATTCTAATCACCGATTTTGGTCTGGCACACTCCGGGAACAGAAGCGGTGACTGGACGATGCGGACGCTCTGTGGGACCCCGGAATATGTTGCCCCAGAGATTTTGCTCAGAAAACCTTACACCAGCGCTGTGGACATGTGGGCTCTGGGTGTAATCACCTATGTTTTGCTTAGCGGCTTCCTGCCATTTGATGATGAAAGCCATTCAAGGCTGTGTAGGAAAATTCTGAAAGGGGAATATAATTATACAGGGGAG cCTTGGCCAAGCATTTCCCACTTGGCAAAAGACTTCATAGACAAACTACTGAAGTTGGAGGTTGGGCACCGCATGTCGGCCAGCCAGGCCCTGGATCACCCTTGGGTGATCAGCATGGCTGCGGGAACTTCCATGAAGAATCTGCAGAGGGTCATTGCCCGGAACCTCATGCGCAGGACATCTCCCCATTCTCAGAGCCCTGGATCTACACAGTCATCCAAGTCAGGACAGTCCCAGAAAGCTAGACGAATGCGGCGCACCAGAAACACAAGGATCACAGAATTGCCACTACCTGCACTCCTGTAA